AGATCAGCGAGACCGAGGCGAAGATTACCACCAAGACCGCCGACCATGATGCCCTGACGCCTCGACTCGCGATCGCGCGCGAGCTTGAGAACATGCGACGCGAGCTGTTCAAAAAGGAGGTCGGTACCAAGATCGCTTATCTCGATGCCGAGGCCCAGCGCATGCAGATCGAGCGGGACATGCAGCTGGCGGCCAACGAGCGTCTGGAGCTTCAACAGACGCTCAATCGCCTCCATGCCGATAAGGCCGCCTATGCGGCCGAGTTCCGCCAGCAGCTGGGCGAAGACCTCGTTCAGGCCCGCCGCGACCGCGATGCCGCGGCCAAGCAGCTCGAGAAGGCGGCGCGACGGACCGAGGTCACCGTACTGGAAGCGCCGGCGGATGCCATCGTGCTCGATGTGGCGCAACGCTCGGTGGGGTCCGTTATGAAGGAGGCGGAGCCGCTCTACACGCTCGTTCCCCTGAATTCGCCGCTCGAGGCCGAGGTTCTGGTCGAGGGACGCGACGTGGGACACGTCAAAGCGGCGTCTCTCACGCGCGTGAAACTGGAAGCGTGGCCGTTTCAGAAGCACGGTACGCTGGAGGGCCGGGTCAGAACGCTCTCCGAGGACGCGTTTAATCCGGATCCCAAGAAAGACGGAGAAGCACGGCCCCACTACAAGGCTCGCGTGAAGCTCACCTCAAGCGAGTTGCGCAACGTACCGGACCATTTTCGCCTGATCCCTGGGATGGCGGTCACCGCGGAAATCAAGGCGGGCGAGCGCAGCGTCATCTCGTATTTCCTCTACCCGCTCCTTCGCGGCCTCGACGAGAGCATCCGCGAGCCATGACTAGAGCGTCATGGGGACGTACTTTGCTCCGCAGCCGTAAGCTAACGCGTCGCTGTGCGGAATTTCGCGCATGTGATATCGATGATTTACGGAAGAGATAGGGGACGTATTTTGCCCGGCGCCGCAACGAGTACAATCGGAAATGCCGTAACTTTGATGATCCCGATGAACCAGGATGCCCGCGGATACCGAAGAACATCGATGAAGCTGCAAACCGTCCTGTCGCTCCGCCAGTGACTCTCGACGACCCGGCGCCTCTCGATGATCTTTCCAGTTCGGGAGGAGCGGCTGGGCCGTCGGGCCCCTATACGCCCATTCCTCCAGTTTGGCTAAGAGGTGGCGTGATTGTGGTTCCGTGAAGCAGGAGTGATTTATGGATGACCTTGTTGGTGCGATAATAGAAAAGAAACGAGAGGTCGTACACCGGCTACTCCAAACGGGCATGGAGCTGAACTACATCTGCGACGGGAGCGCTCCCATACACTGGGCGGCCTTGGTCGGAGACGTTGAGTGCCTGCGACTACTTCTCCAATTCGGCGCCGATCCAAATCTGGTCGATCTCGGCTACGCGCAAAATGCTGTCCACAAAGCAGCTGATCAGTCAGTCGAGATTCTTAATATGCTCTACCTGGCAGGAACAAATATTGATCTGCCAGACTCTACAGGCATGACTCCATTGATGATCGCTGCAAAGAACGGCCGATTAAGGGAGAATATTTTGTCGCGATGTCGCCGGACCGATCGGGTGTGCGTCGCGCGAGCCTTCCTGCCGACACGATGCAACGAGTGGCAACGCGAAGTGTCGCACTTTGAACATCGCGCTCCGAAACAGAAATATTCAGATCTAATCGCTCTACTGGGGCGTGCGACCCTCGAGGCATAAAAGATGACCAGGGAAATCGTGCATGTAGCGATCAAGTGCCAAGCTGCTGGCAACGGTCGGAACGCCCTTGGCACGAAATCTGATTTCAACTGGAGCGCAAAGAGTGCTTGGGTCGTGCCGTGGAAACTCCGGGGAGCTTGCGATTGCGACTCGGGCTCTCGCAATCGGAATCTTATGGCTGCTAGCTTATCCTGGCGCGATTAGCAATGTTGAAGCAGGACCGCTGGCGCACCCGCTAGACGCAACTGCTCCGGCGTTCAATGCGGTTGGCATTCCTCCTCGGATCGGAAACCCCTACTCGACAGTGTTAGCTCAGTTGGGCGAGCCTGATCCGTCGTTGACCTACTTTTTGTCGAATGAGCCTGGAGACATGTCTTCGTCGACGTTGCCACCCTGGGCAGACATAGTCGCGCATATCAAGTTTTTTGGACCGGATGGTACTCCAGCTACGATAAATGGCGAACCGACCGACGGGTTCGGGGAGTTCAAAGACGCGGACGTAAAGAAGCAAATAGTAGATGCGCTCGCGGACCTTTATGAAAATTCGCCATCTGCGCGGGGGGTCCTTGATGAGATTTCCGCAGCGCAAGAATTGTGGTTTTTCGCCACAACCGGCGGGTCTGGAGCGTTCACTTCCAAGGGAATAGTCGGGTTTAATATCGATCAAACCACACGCACCCAATTCATGGGGAGCAACGGGAAGATACAGTCTGATGTACTTCAAGATGCCGTAATTCATGAGGTCATCCACGCAATATACGGTTGGGACGATCTAATAGACCCGACCACGCTCCAATCCTACGATGTTCCAGGGGCGCCACCGATTGATTTCAATAACCCAAATTTTGATCACATTGGCGCGACGCAGCGACTTGCGACATCCTGAATTCGAGCAGGTTGGATACCGTTCGAAATATCAGTGACATCGCAGGGATGCACATCCCTCGCCTCACCGACGATCCAACCAGCCGCAAAGATCTCGCGGGGCGCCTGCGCAAAAAGCTTAAGCTCAAGGTCGATACGAGCGGAGACCACTGGCTGAAGGTAGGCAATTTCTCCCGCTGACCAGCGCGCACAAACTATGAAAACATCATCCCCCTAGGGAGACAGGCCCGCTTAGAGATTTTCGGCAAAGCCCAGCGACCACGCAACCATCGGCACCACGATCAAATCGTGGCGGACTATATGTCGATACTAAAAGACCTGCGGGCCCTATCTCGTCGAGAGGCCACCATCGATCACCTCCATCCAGCTGTTGCCGTCGAGTTGGACCGGTAGCTAATGCGGAAAGGCCCGGCATTGCTGCTGGGCCTTTTTTCTCTTGAGCGCTGAATGGTTGGACTCAGAAGTCCATGCCGCCCATGCCGCCGCCCGGAGGCATTGCGGGGCCGCCGGCGGCCTTCTTCGGCAGCTCGGCGACCATCGCTTCCGTGGTGATCAGCAGCGCTGCAACCGAGGCAGCGTTCTGGATCGCGGTGCGCACGACCTTGGTCGGGTCGATGATGCCCTTCTTGACGAGGTCGGCGTAGTCGCCGGTCTGGGAGTCGAAGCCGTAATTGTAGGTCTTGTTCTCCAGGATCTTGCCGACGATCACCGAGCCGTCTTCACCGGCGTTGATCGCGATCTGGCGAGCGGGAGCCGACAGCGCCTTGCGCACGATCTCGACGCCGGTCTTCTGGTCGTCGTTCCTGGTGCGCAGACCCTTGAGATGCTCGGAGGCACGAAGCAGGGCGACGCCGCCGCCCGGAACGATGCCTTCCTCGACCGCCGCACGGGTCGCGTGCATCGCGTCATCAACGCGATCCTTGCGCTCCTTCACCTCGACCTCGGTCGCGCCGCCGACGCGGATCACCGCGACGCCGCCCGCGAGCTTGGCGAGACGCTCCTGCAGCTTCTCACGGTCGTAGTCCGAGGTGGTCTCCTCGATCTGCGCCTTGATCTGGGCAATGCGGGCGTCGATGTCGGCCTTCTTGCCGGCGCCGTTGACGATCGTGGTGTTCTCCTTGTCGATCATCACCTTCTTGGCGCGGCCGAGCATCTGCAGCGTGACGTTCTCGAGCTTGATGCCGAGGTCTTCCGAGATGGCCTGGCCGCCGGTCAGGATCGCGATGTCCTGCAGCATGGCCTTGCGGCGATCGCCGAAGCCCGGAGCCTTGACGGCCGCGACCTTCAGGCCGCCACGCAGGCGGTTGACGACGAGGGTGGCGAGCGCTTCGCCTTCGACGTCCTCAGCGACGATGACCAGCGGCTTGCCGGTCTGCACCACGGCCTCGAGCAGCGGCAGCAGCTCGTTCAGCGAGGAGAGCTTCTTCTCGTTGATCAGGATGTAGGCGTCTTCCATCTCAGCGCGCATCTTGTCGGCGTTGGTGACGAAGTAGGGCGAGATATAGCCGCGGTCGAACTGCATGCCCTCGACGACGTCGAGCTCGGTCTCGAGTGACTTGGCCTCTTCAACCGTGATGACGCCCTCGTTGCCGACCTTCTTCATGGCGTCGGCGAGGAACTTGCCGATTTCGGCGTCGCCATTGGCCGAGATGGTGCCGACCTGGGCGATCTCCTCGTTCGAGGTGACCTTCTTGGAGTTCTTTTCCAGATCCGCGACTACGGCGTCGACGGCGAGATCGATACCGCGCTTCAGATCCATCGGGTTCATGCCGGCGGCAACCGATTTGGCGCCTTCACGGACGATCGCGGCGGCCAGCACGGTCGCGGTGGTGGTGCCGTCGCCGGCGGCATCCGCCGCCTTCGACGCCACTTCCCGCACCATCTGCGCGCCCATGTTCTCGAACTTGTCCTCGAGCTCGATCTCCTTGGCGACGGCAACGCCGTCCTTGGTGATGCGGGGCGCGCCGAACGACTTGTCGAGGACGACGTTGCGGCCCTTCGGGCCGAGCGTGACCTTCACGGCATTGGCGAGGATGTCGACACCGCGCAGCATGCGGTCGCGGGCATCGACGCCTAATTTGACTTCTTTAGCTGACATATTTGTCCTCCCTGAATTGAAATTCGTCTCTCACCTGCGAGGCAGCAGCGGCAGGCCCTCCTCAGGGGTGAGCGTTTGCGGCGGTCAGCGTTAGGCCGCCTTCTTGGAGCCGGCGACGTCGGTAAGAACGCCCATGATGTCGCTTTCCTTCATGATCAACAGCTCCTGGCCGTCGATCTTGACCTCAGTGCCCGACCACTTGCCGAACAGCACGCGGTCGCCGACCTGGATATCGATCGGAATCAGCTTGCCGCTCTCGTCGCGGCCGCCGGGACCAACGGCGATGACTTCGCCCTGGGAGGGCTTTTCCTTGGCAGTGTCGGGAATGATGATGCCGCCAGCAGTCTTCTCTTCGGCCTCGATGCGCTTGACCACGACGCGGTCGTGAAGCGGACGGAATTTCATGCGATCCTCCTTGGCTTTTGTGATTATTGCTGGATTGGCAGTCGCAATGAGCGAGTGCTCGCCGCTCCTCACATAAGCCTGTGACGCTTGGGCGCAAGGGCTTCGACCCATGTCGCCAGTTGGTCCAAGCAGCGGTTGGGAATATCAGCCATTCCGCCGCTGTCAGGGGGATCAGCAGACATGCGGCAAGCGGGCCAAAAGCGACGCGATTGACCCTAATGTATGGTCCGGCCGCGCGTTGCAAGAGGTTTCGGCAACCTGTCAGATGCGGTCTTGCATCAATGTATCCGGCCTCTGATTGGAGCGTGCTGTGCTCCGGGCCATCATGGATATCAGCACGCATTCGAGCTGATTAGCGGACAGGCCTCGAACGGGCCATTCGGGTCACCAGTGTTCGCATGCGCCGGGAAGACCGATCTTCCATCGTCGTCGCATCCTCTCGCAGACCTCGGCGGGTAAGGGATGTTGGTTACATCATCTCGATAGCTCCTCACTTCGCGCTGTTCCTTTGTTCGTGCCTGGCGGTCGTTCCTTCGTCCCGGCCTGCGCGCGCAGACGCGCCGCGCGCAAGGGGCCGTCAAGGCCGGCCGTCGTGCTGTCCTGACGTCTTGCTCTACGCTGCCAGGCTGCGCCTTGACGGCCCCGAGCACGGCGCGAGGATCGGCCAGGTCAGGACGCCGTCTCCTCAGCCTTGACGCACTCGAAGGCACGTCCTTTGTTGAGAACCGCCCAGGCGATCCGGGCGAGCTTGTTGGCGAGCGCAATCGCCAGCACGTTGTGATGCAATCGCTTCTTGGCAGCTTCGATCCAAGATTTGAGGCCGTAGCGCTCCCAGCACTTCACCCTGACCAGCACTACCCATGCGGCTTGGACGAACAGCGCGCGTAGGTAGCGATTGCCGCGCCTTGATATCTTGCCCAGGATCGTGCGGTCGCCGGTCGATATCTGCTTCGGCACCAGTCCAAGCCAGGCGCCGAAGTCGCGGCCTTTCGAGAACACGTCTCCACTGCCAATCGCGGCGACCATTGCACTCGAGATAAGCGGTCCAATGCCGGGCACTGTCATCAGTCGCTCGCAAGCCTTATCTTGACGAGCCAGCGTTTCGATCTCGCTAGACAGCCCCTCGATACGCGCATCCAGCCGGCGCCAGTCGCCCGCCAGATCCTCGATGATGCGTAACATGCGAGGCGAGAGCACATCGGTGCGCGTCGCGAGGATACCCGGCAACTCGGATCGCAGGGAATGCAGGCCTTGGCGTACGGCGATGCCCCGCTCCAGCAGAAACGCACGGATCTGATTGATGACGCCGGTACGCTGACTGACCAATCGATCGCGGACGCGGTGCAGCGCCTGAAGGTCGAGCTGATCGGCTGTCTTGGTTGCGACGAATTTCATGGTCGGGCGTTGGACAGCCTCGGCGATGGCTTCCGCATCTCGGAAGTCATTCTTCTGTCCTTTCGAATACGGGCGCACGTCTTTCGCCGGCATCAAGCGAGCGTCGTGGCCGAGCATTTGGAGCTTGCGACTGAGGTGATGCGCGCCGACGCAAGCCTCCATCCCGATCAAGCAGGGCGGGAAGTTGGCGAGCCGTCTTTCCACCTGGCTGCGTGACCACTTCTGCCGCAGCACGATGGCACCGCGGTGATCATGACCTACGAGGTGGAACGAGTTCTTGCCGATATCGATGCCGATCACGGCGACCGCTGTGTTGAGGTTCCGAGACATGGCGTGCTCCTTGACCTGAGCGCCCCTTGCCAGCTTCTCGCACTGGCGGGGCCGGAGCACGGCCGGACCATTCCGAAGTCGGATTTGCGGCAGCCGCGCGTCCATTGCGCCAGCGGAGCTTGCCCGCGCCGCTGGCGCCGTTCACTTAGCTGGCGCGAACGTAGCCGTAGCGCAGGTTCGATGGCTGCGTCGCGGCTTGTATGTACTCGTTCTTGAGCGCCGCGAGGCGGTCCTCGGAAAAGGCCGGCATCCTGGTGTTCTCAGCCGCCTTCAACTTGATCTTGTAGAACCTGGTTGCGTTGCCCGCGAAGATCAGCTGCTTGGTAGCGCTGTTGGCGTCGCCGAGCGCGGCAAAGCCGTACTTCTTCTGCATATCCTCCGGGATTTCGAGCCGGCGGAGCGCCTCGATCTGCCACTGCGGTGAGCCGTACCAGACCGAGTCGGTGCCCCACATGACGTGGTCAACGCCCATCCCCTTGATCAGCGTGCCCACCAGCGCGGCGCAGAACTTGGGATGCGCCACTGCCGAGTTGGCAAACGACGTACCGAGCTCGGCATAGACATTGGTGACGCCGAACTTCTGCGGGATTTCCGCGAGATCCGAGGCCCACTGGATGCGACCGGTCTGCTCGAACTCCGCCCACGCCTTGTCCGGCAATTCGAGGAATGGCCGCAGCGCCGAGTGATAGATCACGAAGTTCATCTGCGGCCAATCCTTGGCGGCCTTTCCGATGTCCCACGCCGTTGCGTATTCCCACACGCCGGCGAACGACTTCTCGTAATCGGGCGGCAGCAGCCCCTTGTGGATACAGAGCGTGTTGATGCCCGCCTTCACCGCTTTCTCGTAGAACGGATACATCACCTGTTCGTCGTCGAGCCGCCATGGAAACTTCGAGGGCGCCAGCGGGTCGCCGATCGTGTAGGACTTCCAGGAATCCGGCTTATAGACCTCGATCGCCTTGTCGACCTCGTCCATCCAGCCGGGTTGCTTGGGGGTGATGACGGAGTGTGCCAGCAGACGCCGGGAGCCGGCGAGGTCGTTGATCAGCTCGCGCGCCTTGACGATCTGCTCGTTGGACAGGAGCCACCAGCTCGGGTCGTCGAACGGCGCGCCGCTCAGGAGCGCCATGTTGGTGTCACTGTCGTAGTAGATCTCTTTCACGTAATTCTCGAACTTGTAGCGGGCGAGCGAGGAAACGCCCTCCTCCTTCATCTTCGGGTTCCAGTGCTCGCTCGCGAACTTGCCGAGGTCCAACAGCTCCGCGTGATTGAAATCGTCGCGCACGAAATGGGTCTGGACATCGAAGATGAACTGGTCGGCGAGGCTTTGCGCGCGCGCCAGCATGAGCTCGGGCTCGCGGGCCTCGGCGGGCGTGACCTGGAAAACATTGCCGTAGATGTCGTTCATGGCGAGGAACGCCGCCGCCATGCCGCAGCTCGTGTGCAGGAACTGCCTGCGGCTCAAGCCGAGGTGCTTGCCGTTCACGTCGGCGAGCTCGTTGATCCGCGCCTCGACCTTCTTCTGCGTGGCGCTCTGCGGGGGCGGGAGATACTCGCCGTTGGAAACAATCTGTGTCGGTATAGGCGTCGCAGCCGATGCCGCCTCCGCGCCCGTGACGAGACGCTGTTCTCGCTCACTAAGCCAAGTGCTCATTGTTCTCCTCCCGTTTGTTAGCCAGTGCTGATCGGTGCGCGCATGAGGTGCGCGTTGACCACTCCCAATCAGTTAGATGGACCGACTAGGCGACCTCTCCTGTTCAGCCGCGCATGAATCCATCACACGCCCTACGCCCGGACTTGCTCTCTTCATCGCTGCGAGAGCGCGGGCATACTCGAAAAAACTACCTGCGGTAGTGGCGTATCATCGCTGATTCAATGCTTAAACTTTTATTGGCGCAAGCGATGTAATGCGACAGTCACACTGTCCCAACGCGGCATCATTCTTTCATCCGATCATTTTCAGAGCCGAAGACGCGGCTGAAAGAGCTGCGCATCCAAGTCATCCTCCACCAGCAGAAGAACCTGGCCTGGCCGGTGGCGGAGACCGACACACCTTAGATCGTCATCGGGCT
The DNA window shown above is from Bradyrhizobium sp. ISRA464 and carries:
- a CDS encoding HlyD family type I secretion periplasmic adaptor subunit, yielding MNKLLPTAREFQSDARQIDERRPPASERAVLYVLVALIGCAIAWASVAKVDRIVVAQGKLVTTAATIVVQPLETSVVRSLDAKVGDIVQKGDHLATLDPTFSMADAAQLRGKMASLDAQIARLNAEIADQPYAPELVDDEARLQFAIWTQRAGKYRAKLESFDKQISETEAKITTKTADHDALTPRLAIARELENMRRELFKKEVGTKIAYLDAEAQRMQIERDMQLAANERLELQQTLNRLHADKAAYAAEFRQQLGEDLVQARRDRDAAAKQLEKAARRTEVTVLEAPADAIVLDVAQRSVGSVMKEAEPLYTLVPLNSPLEAEVLVEGRDVGHVKAASLTRVKLEAWPFQKHGTLEGRVRTLSEDAFNPDPKKDGEARPHYKARVKLTSSELRNVPDHFRLIPGMAVTAEIKAGERSVISYFLYPLLRGLDESIREP
- a CDS encoding ankyrin repeat domain-containing protein, producing MDDLVGAIIEKKREVVHRLLQTGMELNYICDGSAPIHWAALVGDVECLRLLLQFGADPNLVDLGYAQNAVHKAADQSVEILNMLYLAGTNIDLPDSTGMTPLMIAAKNGRLRENILSRCRRTDRVCVARAFLPTRCNEWQREVSHFEHRAPKQKYSDLIALLGRATLEA
- the groL gene encoding chaperonin GroEL (60 kDa chaperone family; promotes refolding of misfolded polypeptides especially under stressful conditions; forms two stacked rings of heptamers to form a barrel-shaped 14mer; ends can be capped by GroES; misfolded proteins enter the barrel where they are refolded when GroES binds); translation: MSAKEVKLGVDARDRMLRGVDILANAVKVTLGPKGRNVVLDKSFGAPRITKDGVAVAKEIELEDKFENMGAQMVREVASKAADAAGDGTTTATVLAAAIVREGAKSVAAGMNPMDLKRGIDLAVDAVVADLEKNSKKVTSNEEIAQVGTISANGDAEIGKFLADAMKKVGNEGVITVEEAKSLETELDVVEGMQFDRGYISPYFVTNADKMRAEMEDAYILINEKKLSSLNELLPLLEAVVQTGKPLVIVAEDVEGEALATLVVNRLRGGLKVAAVKAPGFGDRRKAMLQDIAILTGGQAISEDLGIKLENVTLQMLGRAKKVMIDKENTTIVNGAGKKADIDARIAQIKAQIEETTSDYDREKLQERLAKLAGGVAVIRVGGATEVEVKERKDRVDDAMHATRAAVEEGIVPGGGVALLRASEHLKGLRTRNDDQKTGVEIVRKALSAPARQIAINAGEDGSVIVGKILENKTYNYGFDSQTGDYADLVKKGIIDPTKVVRTAIQNAASVAALLITTEAMVAELPKKAAGGPAMPPGGGMGGMDF
- the groES gene encoding co-chaperone GroES, with the translated sequence MKFRPLHDRVVVKRIEAEEKTAGGIIIPDTAKEKPSQGEVIAVGPGGRDESGKLIPIDIQVGDRVLFGKWSGTEVKIDGQELLIMKESDIMGVLTDVAGSKKAA
- a CDS encoding IS110 family transposase translates to MSRNLNTAVAVIGIDIGKNSFHLVGHDHRGAIVLRQKWSRSQVERRLANFPPCLIGMEACVGAHHLSRKLQMLGHDARLMPAKDVRPYSKGQKNDFRDAEAIAEAVQRPTMKFVATKTADQLDLQALHRVRDRLVSQRTGVINQIRAFLLERGIAVRQGLHSLRSELPGILATRTDVLSPRMLRIIEDLAGDWRRLDARIEGLSSEIETLARQDKACERLMTVPGIGPLISSAMVAAIGSGDVFSKGRDFGAWLGLVPKQISTGDRTILGKISRRGNRYLRALFVQAAWVVLVRVKCWERYGLKSWIEAAKKRLHHNVLAIALANKLARIAWAVLNKGRAFECVKAEETAS
- a CDS encoding amidohydrolase family protein; the protein is MSTWLSEREQRLVTGAEAASAATPIPTQIVSNGEYLPPPQSATQKKVEARINELADVNGKHLGLSRRQFLHTSCGMAAAFLAMNDIYGNVFQVTPAEAREPELMLARAQSLADQFIFDVQTHFVRDDFNHAELLDLGKFASEHWNPKMKEEGVSSLARYKFENYVKEIYYDSDTNMALLSGAPFDDPSWWLLSNEQIVKARELINDLAGSRRLLAHSVITPKQPGWMDEVDKAIEVYKPDSWKSYTIGDPLAPSKFPWRLDDEQVMYPFYEKAVKAGINTLCIHKGLLPPDYEKSFAGVWEYATAWDIGKAAKDWPQMNFVIYHSALRPFLELPDKAWAEFEQTGRIQWASDLAEIPQKFGVTNVYAELGTSFANSAVAHPKFCAALVGTLIKGMGVDHVMWGTDSVWYGSPQWQIEALRRLEIPEDMQKKYGFAALGDANSATKQLIFAGNATRFYKIKLKAAENTRMPAFSEDRLAALKNEYIQAATQPSNLRYGYVRAS